In Bactrocera oleae isolate idBacOlea1 chromosome 3, idBacOlea1, whole genome shotgun sequence, a genomic segment contains:
- the mxt gene encoding eukaryotic translation initiation factor 4E-binding protein Mextli isoform X1, which yields MAHIGRTVKNVEAPRPLKSQSRSSLKNNYMLIEELIQLIENVALTLQSGINNTEPMAALVQNLRIHGPQLESVSKDTLDRAFVVFRNASQDERLNIMTRLNLLELIELRAKGWEDNGFNSYYKTKQVTNIDLPDGHIDPTQSGFLSTSPTFGGAGAAAAAAIAAVGSAQQTQLLLAPGEVIRNSGKFLKPTKIPGKTYCKDEVVIRNADSGKVMGIKGRRVHMIEELSETIISFQRVNPGAKERLVQITGPTEEKINYAKQLIEDTIRRNASPVRLDPAMGSGHAGGGGSCSSLASSNSDEAVTPRTPGAGGAGNNSLANRLSFNSAQNFMTASAAAAVAQQQQVMNMMGAVVGSTSTPTAAAAAAAAGKVLRPNQQMLLHSFSTNDASLGEYKYTVNVGQHLIKITGDCCDLVRVAKLVLDDYFSSAEFLASVEAGAAFDGSIVSPITTPSTPMSAPQFMMGTPLHAAAPPLADSGIGLNYMAVQGVNSSVHDGDDEVFADTNAAGQSNGLSRSRRSHFSRKDSTPEAAASSTAARGKIDNATAGTVSSDSSRIVHEYEHLLYYSKSPHSWALPLEWQKICEKFPAIVRYKVTQLTAITGTVTNTAPIFRVASITTTNSNISTPTTINTTTTTTATTAIAITPSTTMPNIASNNNINSSYNATVVGSVGVGVVSANVTSSLSMTTKNITMPAQPAHQSTVVVTQQPQQQQQQQSMHMHSSSPLIHNRQQFELHTPLHIKRKGFFNRQIVSIDEEGYDALQQQQQQHLQQQYHTERHYNHTNNLYQRAYNHHRTDTNANNSNQQQQQQQQIHYQQQQKFMSVRSGANTANFSYANMSYNSAGIATPSPAATPTNNLSASFNNGNSTNNSSFSHANMDNKPQKLLNKQIKLISSIVESTLIHEPTEVVSKSLESNANDNKVTADTTDTPEGDRTKFAKSKSASKARNTRRDAGANNDIIEIIDDEDNDTDVEFVSETKYMQTEIVITADVVANQRRAVERPKFIREYRSNSTCD from the exons ATGGCACACATTGGACGTACAGTGAAAAATGTTGAGGCGCCACGCCCACTAAAATCACAATCACGCTCTTCACTGAAAAACAATTATATGCTCATCGAAGAGTTAATACAGCTGATTGAGAATGTTGCCTTGACCCTACAATCGGGCATCAATAATACGGAACCAATGGCGGCGCTAGTGCAAAATCTACGCATACACGGTCCACAATTAGAAAGCGTCTCAAAAGATACACTAGATCGTGCATTTGTTGTTTTCCGCAATGCTTCGCAGGACGAACGCTTAAATATTATGACGAGACTGAATCTGCTCGAATTGATAGAGTTACGCGCCAAAGGCTGGGAGGACAATGGCTTCAATTCGTATTATAAAACCAAACAAGTAACGAACATCGAT ctacccGATGGACATATTGATCCAACACAAAGCGGGTTCCTTAGCACCTCCCCCACATTCGGTGGGGCTGGCGCCGCAGCGGCCGCAGCTATAGCCGCTGTTGGTTCGGCGCAGCAGACGCAACTCCTATTGGCACCAGGCGAGGTCATACGAAATTCGGGCAAGTTCCTGAAACCAACCAAAATACCGGGCAAAACCTATTGCAAAGACGAAGTGGTCATACGTAATGCGGATTCGGGAAAAG TAATGGGCATTAAAGGTCGACGTGTCCATATGATTGAGGAGTTAAGTGAAACGATAATTTCCTTCCAAAGAG TAAATCCCGGCGCTAAGGAACGTTTGGTGCAAATTACCGGTCCGACTGAGGAGAAAATAAA CTACGCCAAACAACTCATCGAAGATACTATTCGTCGCAATGCTTCACCTGTACGTCTCGATCCCGCCATGGGTAGCGGTCATGCGGGTGGCGGTGGCTCCTGCTCTTCATTAGCGTCTTCCAATTCCGATGAGGCCGTTACGCCACGTACCCCAGGCGCTGGCGGTGCTGGCAACAACAGTCTAGCCAATCGTCTGAGCTTCAATTCGGCGCAAAACTTCATGACTGCGTCTGCGGCAGCAGCTGTTGCACAACAGCAACAGGTCATGAATATGATGGGCGCCGTCGTTGGCAGCACTTCCACACCTACGGCTGCTGCCGCAGCTGCAGCTGCTGGTAAAGTGTTGCGCCCTAATCAGCAAATGTTATTGCATTCATTCTCCACCAATGATGCTTCTTTAGGTGAATACAAATATACGGTGAACGTCGGACAGCATCTCATCAAAATCACCGGCGATTGTTGTGATCTCGTACGG GTTGCAAAATTAGTATTGGACGATTACTTTAGCAGCGCTGAATTCTTGGCTTCAGTCGAGGCTGGCGCAGCCTTTGATGGCAGCATTGTCAGTCCAATAACAACACCATCAACACCCATGAGTGCGCCACAATTCATGATGGGCACACCATTACATGCCGCTGCACCACCGCTGGCGGATAGCGGTATCGGTTTGAATTACATGGCCGTACAGGGTGTCAACAGTAGTGTACACGATGGTGACGATGAAGTATTTGCAGATACAAATG CTGCCGGCCAAAGCAATGGTCTATCACGTTCACGCAGAAGTCACTTCTCACGTAAAGACTCCACACCAGAAGCGGCAGCTAGCTCAACAGCTGCACGTGGTAAAATTGATAATGCCACCGCTGGCACTGTCAGCAGCGATTCAT CAAGAATTGTTCACGAATACGAACATTTGTTGTACTATTCGAAGAGCCCTCATTCCTGGGCCTTGCCATTGGAGTGGCAAAAAATCTGCGAAAAGTTTCCAGCCATCGTACGCTATAAGGTAACCCAACTCACTGCCATCACAGGCACTGTTACTAATACAGCACCGATATTCCGTGTTGCTTCCATAACTACTACTAATAGCAATATTTCTACTCCTACTACTATtaatactactactactactactgctACCACTGCAATTGCAATTACGCCCAGTACTACTATGCCAAATATTgctagtaataataatattaatagttCGTATAATGCCACAGTAGTCGGCTCGGTTGGTGTCGGTGTTGTTAGTGCTAATGTAACTAGTAGTTTAAGTATGACCACAAAGAATATAACAATGCCAGCACAGCCGGCACACCAATCTACAGTTGTTGttacacaacaaccacaacaacaacaacagcagcagtctATGCACATGCACTCTAGTAGTCCACTTATACACAACCGTCAGCAGTTTGAACTGCACACACCGTTACATATCAAACGTAAAGGGTTTTTTAATCGTCAAATAGTCAGTATTGACGAGGAGGGCTACGATGCGctccaacaacagcaacagcagcatttgcaacaacaataccacACAGAACGTCATTATAATCATACAAATAACTTATATCAACGTGCGTATAATCATCATCGCACCGATACAAATGCCAATAACagtaatcaacaacaacaacagcaacaacaaattcactATCAGCAACAGCAAAAGTTTATGTCTGTCCGTTCTGGCGCCAATACAGCCAATTTTAGCTATGCCAACATGTCATACAATAGTGCAGGCATAGCAACACCATCACCAGCAGCAACTCCCACCAATAATCTATCAGCGTCCTTCAATAATGGCAACAGCACCAATAACAGCTCCTTTTCACATGCCAATATGGATAATAAGCCGCAAAAGctattaaacaaacaaatcaaaTTGATTTCCTCCATAGTGGAGAGTACTTTAATACACGAGCCAACTGAAGTTGTCAGCAAATCGCTTGAATCGAATGCGAATGACAACAAAGTCACAGCTGACACAACTGACACGCCTGAGGGTGATAGAACCAAGTTCGCTAAGTCCAAATCGGCTAGCAAAGCTAGGAACACTAGACGTGACGCCGGTGCCAATAATGATATTATTGAAATCATAGACGATGAAGATAACGATACGGATGTGGAGTTTGTTAGTGAAACGAAATATATGCAGACTGAGATAGTAATAACTGCTGATGTTGTGGCCAACCAAAGACGCGCCGTTGAACGGCCAAAATTTATACGTGAATATCGCTCGAACTCCACATGCGACTAA
- the mxt gene encoding eukaryotic translation initiation factor 4E-binding protein Mextli isoform X2, giving the protein MAHIGRTVKNVEAPRPLKSQSRSSLKNNYMLIEELIQLIENVALTLQSGINNTEPMAALVQNLRIHGPQLESVSKDTLDRAFVVFRNASQDERLNIMTRLNLLELIELRAKGWEDNGFNSYYKTKQVTNIDLPDGHIDPTQSGFLSTSPTFGGAGAAAAAAIAAVGSAQQTQLLLAPGEVIRNSGKFLKPTKIPGKTYCKDEVVIRNADSGKVMGIKGRRVHMIEELSETIISFQRVNPGAKERLVQITGPTEEKINYAKQLIEDTIRRNASPVRLDPAMGSGHAGGGGSCSSLASSNSDEAVTPRTPGAGGAGNNSLANRLSFNSAQNFMTASAAAAVAQQQQVMNMMGAVVGSTSTPTAAAAAAAAGKVLRPNQQMLLHSFSTNDASLGEYKYTVNVGQHLIKITGDCCDLVRVAKLVLDDYFSSAEFLASVEAGAAFDGSIVSPITTPSTPMSAPQFMMGTPLHAAAPPLADSGIGLNYMAVQGVNSSVHDGDDEVFADTNAAGQSNGLSRSRRSHFSRKDSTPEAAASSTAARGKIDNATAGTVSSDSSRIVHEYEHLLYYSKSPHSWALPLEWQKICEKFPAIVRYKDLTDESTRFDGEKYLELVKSASKRNIASATDETTGDTENQENE; this is encoded by the exons ATGGCACACATTGGACGTACAGTGAAAAATGTTGAGGCGCCACGCCCACTAAAATCACAATCACGCTCTTCACTGAAAAACAATTATATGCTCATCGAAGAGTTAATACAGCTGATTGAGAATGTTGCCTTGACCCTACAATCGGGCATCAATAATACGGAACCAATGGCGGCGCTAGTGCAAAATCTACGCATACACGGTCCACAATTAGAAAGCGTCTCAAAAGATACACTAGATCGTGCATTTGTTGTTTTCCGCAATGCTTCGCAGGACGAACGCTTAAATATTATGACGAGACTGAATCTGCTCGAATTGATAGAGTTACGCGCCAAAGGCTGGGAGGACAATGGCTTCAATTCGTATTATAAAACCAAACAAGTAACGAACATCGAT ctacccGATGGACATATTGATCCAACACAAAGCGGGTTCCTTAGCACCTCCCCCACATTCGGTGGGGCTGGCGCCGCAGCGGCCGCAGCTATAGCCGCTGTTGGTTCGGCGCAGCAGACGCAACTCCTATTGGCACCAGGCGAGGTCATACGAAATTCGGGCAAGTTCCTGAAACCAACCAAAATACCGGGCAAAACCTATTGCAAAGACGAAGTGGTCATACGTAATGCGGATTCGGGAAAAG TAATGGGCATTAAAGGTCGACGTGTCCATATGATTGAGGAGTTAAGTGAAACGATAATTTCCTTCCAAAGAG TAAATCCCGGCGCTAAGGAACGTTTGGTGCAAATTACCGGTCCGACTGAGGAGAAAATAAA CTACGCCAAACAACTCATCGAAGATACTATTCGTCGCAATGCTTCACCTGTACGTCTCGATCCCGCCATGGGTAGCGGTCATGCGGGTGGCGGTGGCTCCTGCTCTTCATTAGCGTCTTCCAATTCCGATGAGGCCGTTACGCCACGTACCCCAGGCGCTGGCGGTGCTGGCAACAACAGTCTAGCCAATCGTCTGAGCTTCAATTCGGCGCAAAACTTCATGACTGCGTCTGCGGCAGCAGCTGTTGCACAACAGCAACAGGTCATGAATATGATGGGCGCCGTCGTTGGCAGCACTTCCACACCTACGGCTGCTGCCGCAGCTGCAGCTGCTGGTAAAGTGTTGCGCCCTAATCAGCAAATGTTATTGCATTCATTCTCCACCAATGATGCTTCTTTAGGTGAATACAAATATACGGTGAACGTCGGACAGCATCTCATCAAAATCACCGGCGATTGTTGTGATCTCGTACGG GTTGCAAAATTAGTATTGGACGATTACTTTAGCAGCGCTGAATTCTTGGCTTCAGTCGAGGCTGGCGCAGCCTTTGATGGCAGCATTGTCAGTCCAATAACAACACCATCAACACCCATGAGTGCGCCACAATTCATGATGGGCACACCATTACATGCCGCTGCACCACCGCTGGCGGATAGCGGTATCGGTTTGAATTACATGGCCGTACAGGGTGTCAACAGTAGTGTACACGATGGTGACGATGAAGTATTTGCAGATACAAATG CTGCCGGCCAAAGCAATGGTCTATCACGTTCACGCAGAAGTCACTTCTCACGTAAAGACTCCACACCAGAAGCGGCAGCTAGCTCAACAGCTGCACGTGGTAAAATTGATAATGCCACCGCTGGCACTGTCAGCAGCGATTCAT CAAGAATTGTTCACGAATACGAACATTTGTTGTACTATTCGAAGAGCCCTCATTCCTGGGCCTTGCCATTGGAGTGGCAAAAAATCTGCGAAAAGTTTCCAGCCATCGTACGCTATAAG GATTTGACGGATGAAAGCACTCGTTTCGATGGCGAAAAATATCTGGAATTGGTTAAGTCGGCGAGCAAGCGCAATATCGCTAGCGCCACAGATGAAACGACCGGTGACACGGAAAATCAGGAAAACGAATAA
- the mxt gene encoding eukaryotic translation initiation factor 4E-binding protein Mextli isoform X3 has protein sequence MAHIGRTVKNVEAPRPLKSQSRSSLKNNYMLIEELIQLIENVALTLQSGINNTEPMAALVQNLRIHGPQLESVSKDTLDRAFVVFRNASQDERLNIMTRLNLLELIELRAKGWEDNGFNSYYKTKQVTNIDLPDGHIDPTQSGFLSTSPTFGGAGAAAAAAIAAVGSAQQTQLLLAPGEVIRNSGKFLKPTKIPGKTYCKDEVVIRNADSGKVMGIKGRRVHMIEELSETIISFQRVNPGAKERLVQITGPTEEKINYAKQLIEDTIRRNASPVRLDPAMGSGHAGGGGSCSSLASSNSDEAVTPRTPGAGGAGNNSLANRLSFNSAQNFMTASAAAAVAQQQQVMNMMGAVVGSTSTPTAAAAAAAAGKVLRPNQQMLLHSFSTNDASLGEYKYTVNVGQHLIKITGDCCDLVRVAKLVLDDYFSSAEFLASVEAGAAFDGSIVSPITTPSTPMSAPQFMMGTPLHAAAPPLADSGIGLNYMAVQGVNSSVHDGDDEVFADTNAAGQSNGLSRSRRSHFSRKDSTPEAAASSTAARGKIDNATAGTVSSDSSRIVHEYEHLLYYSKSPHSWALPLEWQKICEKFPAIVRYKRFNPHTPSPTLSRLIVTLKPIS, from the exons ATGGCACACATTGGACGTACAGTGAAAAATGTTGAGGCGCCACGCCCACTAAAATCACAATCACGCTCTTCACTGAAAAACAATTATATGCTCATCGAAGAGTTAATACAGCTGATTGAGAATGTTGCCTTGACCCTACAATCGGGCATCAATAATACGGAACCAATGGCGGCGCTAGTGCAAAATCTACGCATACACGGTCCACAATTAGAAAGCGTCTCAAAAGATACACTAGATCGTGCATTTGTTGTTTTCCGCAATGCTTCGCAGGACGAACGCTTAAATATTATGACGAGACTGAATCTGCTCGAATTGATAGAGTTACGCGCCAAAGGCTGGGAGGACAATGGCTTCAATTCGTATTATAAAACCAAACAAGTAACGAACATCGAT ctacccGATGGACATATTGATCCAACACAAAGCGGGTTCCTTAGCACCTCCCCCACATTCGGTGGGGCTGGCGCCGCAGCGGCCGCAGCTATAGCCGCTGTTGGTTCGGCGCAGCAGACGCAACTCCTATTGGCACCAGGCGAGGTCATACGAAATTCGGGCAAGTTCCTGAAACCAACCAAAATACCGGGCAAAACCTATTGCAAAGACGAAGTGGTCATACGTAATGCGGATTCGGGAAAAG TAATGGGCATTAAAGGTCGACGTGTCCATATGATTGAGGAGTTAAGTGAAACGATAATTTCCTTCCAAAGAG TAAATCCCGGCGCTAAGGAACGTTTGGTGCAAATTACCGGTCCGACTGAGGAGAAAATAAA CTACGCCAAACAACTCATCGAAGATACTATTCGTCGCAATGCTTCACCTGTACGTCTCGATCCCGCCATGGGTAGCGGTCATGCGGGTGGCGGTGGCTCCTGCTCTTCATTAGCGTCTTCCAATTCCGATGAGGCCGTTACGCCACGTACCCCAGGCGCTGGCGGTGCTGGCAACAACAGTCTAGCCAATCGTCTGAGCTTCAATTCGGCGCAAAACTTCATGACTGCGTCTGCGGCAGCAGCTGTTGCACAACAGCAACAGGTCATGAATATGATGGGCGCCGTCGTTGGCAGCACTTCCACACCTACGGCTGCTGCCGCAGCTGCAGCTGCTGGTAAAGTGTTGCGCCCTAATCAGCAAATGTTATTGCATTCATTCTCCACCAATGATGCTTCTTTAGGTGAATACAAATATACGGTGAACGTCGGACAGCATCTCATCAAAATCACCGGCGATTGTTGTGATCTCGTACGG GTTGCAAAATTAGTATTGGACGATTACTTTAGCAGCGCTGAATTCTTGGCTTCAGTCGAGGCTGGCGCAGCCTTTGATGGCAGCATTGTCAGTCCAATAACAACACCATCAACACCCATGAGTGCGCCACAATTCATGATGGGCACACCATTACATGCCGCTGCACCACCGCTGGCGGATAGCGGTATCGGTTTGAATTACATGGCCGTACAGGGTGTCAACAGTAGTGTACACGATGGTGACGATGAAGTATTTGCAGATACAAATG CTGCCGGCCAAAGCAATGGTCTATCACGTTCACGCAGAAGTCACTTCTCACGTAAAGACTCCACACCAGAAGCGGCAGCTAGCTCAACAGCTGCACGTGGTAAAATTGATAATGCCACCGCTGGCACTGTCAGCAGCGATTCAT CAAGAATTGTTCACGAATACGAACATTTGTTGTACTATTCGAAGAGCCCTCATTCCTGGGCCTTGCCATTGGAGTGGCAAAAAATCTGCGAAAAGTTTCCAGCCATCGTACGCTATAAG CGTTTTAATCCGCATACGCCATCACCAACATTATCCCGCCTCATCGTCACGCTTAAGCCAATAAGTTAA
- the mxt gene encoding eukaryotic translation initiation factor 4E-binding protein Mextli isoform X5, with translation MAHIGRTVKNVEAPRPLKSQSRSSLKNNYMLIEELIQLIENVALTLQSGINNTEPMAALVQNLRIHGPQLESVSKDTLDRAFVVFRNASQDERLNIMTRLNLLELIELRAKGWEDNGFNSYYKTKQVTNIDLPDGHIDPTQSGFLSTSPTFGGAGAAAAAAIAAVGSAQQTQLLLAPGEVIRNSGKFLKPTKIPGKTYCKDEVVIRNADSGKVNPGAKERLVQITGPTEEKINYAKQLIEDTIRRNASPVRLDPAMGSGHAGGGGSCSSLASSNSDEAVTPRTPGAGGAGNNSLANRLSFNSAQNFMTASAAAAVAQQQQVMNMMGAVVGSTSTPTAAAAAAAAGKVLRPNQQMLLHSFSTNDASLGEYKYTVNVGQHLIKITGDCCDLVRVAKLVLDDYFSSAEFLASVEAGAAFDGSIVSPITTPSTPMSAPQFMMGTPLHAAAPPLADSGIGLNYMAVQGVNSSVHDGDDEVFADTNAAGQSNGLSRSRRSHFSRKDSTPEAAASSTAARGKIDNATAGTVSSDSSRIVHEYEHLLYYSKSPHSWALPLEWQKICEKFPAIVRYKDLTDESTRFDGEKYLELVKSASKRNIASATDETTGDTENQENE, from the exons ATGGCACACATTGGACGTACAGTGAAAAATGTTGAGGCGCCACGCCCACTAAAATCACAATCACGCTCTTCACTGAAAAACAATTATATGCTCATCGAAGAGTTAATACAGCTGATTGAGAATGTTGCCTTGACCCTACAATCGGGCATCAATAATACGGAACCAATGGCGGCGCTAGTGCAAAATCTACGCATACACGGTCCACAATTAGAAAGCGTCTCAAAAGATACACTAGATCGTGCATTTGTTGTTTTCCGCAATGCTTCGCAGGACGAACGCTTAAATATTATGACGAGACTGAATCTGCTCGAATTGATAGAGTTACGCGCCAAAGGCTGGGAGGACAATGGCTTCAATTCGTATTATAAAACCAAACAAGTAACGAACATCGAT ctacccGATGGACATATTGATCCAACACAAAGCGGGTTCCTTAGCACCTCCCCCACATTCGGTGGGGCTGGCGCCGCAGCGGCCGCAGCTATAGCCGCTGTTGGTTCGGCGCAGCAGACGCAACTCCTATTGGCACCAGGCGAGGTCATACGAAATTCGGGCAAGTTCCTGAAACCAACCAAAATACCGGGCAAAACCTATTGCAAAGACGAAGTGGTCATACGTAATGCGGATTCGGGAAAAG TAAATCCCGGCGCTAAGGAACGTTTGGTGCAAATTACCGGTCCGACTGAGGAGAAAATAAA CTACGCCAAACAACTCATCGAAGATACTATTCGTCGCAATGCTTCACCTGTACGTCTCGATCCCGCCATGGGTAGCGGTCATGCGGGTGGCGGTGGCTCCTGCTCTTCATTAGCGTCTTCCAATTCCGATGAGGCCGTTACGCCACGTACCCCAGGCGCTGGCGGTGCTGGCAACAACAGTCTAGCCAATCGTCTGAGCTTCAATTCGGCGCAAAACTTCATGACTGCGTCTGCGGCAGCAGCTGTTGCACAACAGCAACAGGTCATGAATATGATGGGCGCCGTCGTTGGCAGCACTTCCACACCTACGGCTGCTGCCGCAGCTGCAGCTGCTGGTAAAGTGTTGCGCCCTAATCAGCAAATGTTATTGCATTCATTCTCCACCAATGATGCTTCTTTAGGTGAATACAAATATACGGTGAACGTCGGACAGCATCTCATCAAAATCACCGGCGATTGTTGTGATCTCGTACGG GTTGCAAAATTAGTATTGGACGATTACTTTAGCAGCGCTGAATTCTTGGCTTCAGTCGAGGCTGGCGCAGCCTTTGATGGCAGCATTGTCAGTCCAATAACAACACCATCAACACCCATGAGTGCGCCACAATTCATGATGGGCACACCATTACATGCCGCTGCACCACCGCTGGCGGATAGCGGTATCGGTTTGAATTACATGGCCGTACAGGGTGTCAACAGTAGTGTACACGATGGTGACGATGAAGTATTTGCAGATACAAATG CTGCCGGCCAAAGCAATGGTCTATCACGTTCACGCAGAAGTCACTTCTCACGTAAAGACTCCACACCAGAAGCGGCAGCTAGCTCAACAGCTGCACGTGGTAAAATTGATAATGCCACCGCTGGCACTGTCAGCAGCGATTCAT CAAGAATTGTTCACGAATACGAACATTTGTTGTACTATTCGAAGAGCCCTCATTCCTGGGCCTTGCCATTGGAGTGGCAAAAAATCTGCGAAAAGTTTCCAGCCATCGTACGCTATAAG GATTTGACGGATGAAAGCACTCGTTTCGATGGCGAAAAATATCTGGAATTGGTTAAGTCGGCGAGCAAGCGCAATATCGCTAGCGCCACAGATGAAACGACCGGTGACACGGAAAATCAGGAAAACGAATAA
- the mxt gene encoding eukaryotic translation initiation factor 4E-binding protein Mextli isoform X4, producing MAHIGRTVKNVEAPRPLKSQSRSSLKNNYMLIEELIQLIENVALTLQSGINNTEPMAALVQNLRIHGPQLESVSKDTLDRAFVVFRNASQDERLNIMTRLNLLELIELRAKGWEDNGFNSYYKTKQVTNIDLPDGHIDPTQSGFLSTSPTFGGAGAAAAAAIAAVGSAQQTQLLLAPGEVIRNSGKFLKPTKIPGKTYCKDEVVIRNADSGKVMGIKGRRVHMIEELSETIISFQRVNPGAKERLVQITGPTEEKINYAKQLIEDTIRRNASPVRLDPAMGSGHAGGGGSCSSLASSNSDEAVTPRTPGAGGAGNNSLANRLSFNSAQNFMTASAAAAVAQQQQVMNMMGAVVGSTSTPTAAAAAAAAGEYKYTVNVGQHLIKITGDCCDLVRVAKLVLDDYFSSAEFLASVEAGAAFDGSIVSPITTPSTPMSAPQFMMGTPLHAAAPPLADSGIGLNYMAVQGVNSSVHDGDDEVFADTNAAGQSNGLSRSRRSHFSRKDSTPEAAASSTAARGKIDNATAGTVSSDSSRIVHEYEHLLYYSKSPHSWALPLEWQKICEKFPAIVRYKDLTDESTRFDGEKYLELVKSASKRNIASATDETTGDTENQENE from the exons ATGGCACACATTGGACGTACAGTGAAAAATGTTGAGGCGCCACGCCCACTAAAATCACAATCACGCTCTTCACTGAAAAACAATTATATGCTCATCGAAGAGTTAATACAGCTGATTGAGAATGTTGCCTTGACCCTACAATCGGGCATCAATAATACGGAACCAATGGCGGCGCTAGTGCAAAATCTACGCATACACGGTCCACAATTAGAAAGCGTCTCAAAAGATACACTAGATCGTGCATTTGTTGTTTTCCGCAATGCTTCGCAGGACGAACGCTTAAATATTATGACGAGACTGAATCTGCTCGAATTGATAGAGTTACGCGCCAAAGGCTGGGAGGACAATGGCTTCAATTCGTATTATAAAACCAAACAAGTAACGAACATCGAT ctacccGATGGACATATTGATCCAACACAAAGCGGGTTCCTTAGCACCTCCCCCACATTCGGTGGGGCTGGCGCCGCAGCGGCCGCAGCTATAGCCGCTGTTGGTTCGGCGCAGCAGACGCAACTCCTATTGGCACCAGGCGAGGTCATACGAAATTCGGGCAAGTTCCTGAAACCAACCAAAATACCGGGCAAAACCTATTGCAAAGACGAAGTGGTCATACGTAATGCGGATTCGGGAAAAG TAATGGGCATTAAAGGTCGACGTGTCCATATGATTGAGGAGTTAAGTGAAACGATAATTTCCTTCCAAAGAG TAAATCCCGGCGCTAAGGAACGTTTGGTGCAAATTACCGGTCCGACTGAGGAGAAAATAAA CTACGCCAAACAACTCATCGAAGATACTATTCGTCGCAATGCTTCACCTGTACGTCTCGATCCCGCCATGGGTAGCGGTCATGCGGGTGGCGGTGGCTCCTGCTCTTCATTAGCGTCTTCCAATTCCGATGAGGCCGTTACGCCACGTACCCCAGGCGCTGGCGGTGCTGGCAACAACAGTCTAGCCAATCGTCTGAGCTTCAATTCGGCGCAAAACTTCATGACTGCGTCTGCGGCAGCAGCTGTTGCACAACAGCAACAGGTCATGAATATGATGGGCGCCGTCGTTGGCAGCACTTCCACACCTACGGCTGCTGCCGCAGCTGCAGCTGCTG GTGAATACAAATATACGGTGAACGTCGGACAGCATCTCATCAAAATCACCGGCGATTGTTGTGATCTCGTACGG GTTGCAAAATTAGTATTGGACGATTACTTTAGCAGCGCTGAATTCTTGGCTTCAGTCGAGGCTGGCGCAGCCTTTGATGGCAGCATTGTCAGTCCAATAACAACACCATCAACACCCATGAGTGCGCCACAATTCATGATGGGCACACCATTACATGCCGCTGCACCACCGCTGGCGGATAGCGGTATCGGTTTGAATTACATGGCCGTACAGGGTGTCAACAGTAGTGTACACGATGGTGACGATGAAGTATTTGCAGATACAAATG CTGCCGGCCAAAGCAATGGTCTATCACGTTCACGCAGAAGTCACTTCTCACGTAAAGACTCCACACCAGAAGCGGCAGCTAGCTCAACAGCTGCACGTGGTAAAATTGATAATGCCACCGCTGGCACTGTCAGCAGCGATTCAT CAAGAATTGTTCACGAATACGAACATTTGTTGTACTATTCGAAGAGCCCTCATTCCTGGGCCTTGCCATTGGAGTGGCAAAAAATCTGCGAAAAGTTTCCAGCCATCGTACGCTATAAG GATTTGACGGATGAAAGCACTCGTTTCGATGGCGAAAAATATCTGGAATTGGTTAAGTCGGCGAGCAAGCGCAATATCGCTAGCGCCACAGATGAAACGACCGGTGACACGGAAAATCAGGAAAACGAATAA